Proteins from a genomic interval of Thunnus thynnus chromosome 5, fThuThy2.1, whole genome shotgun sequence:
- the nucb2b gene encoding nucleobindin-2b, which yields MVMLKSKALARCGLVLLSLWLCIQSVPINVDKTKEKPEEEELAAPQSADTGLHYDRYLREVIEYLEKDPHFKEKLKNANMEDIKQGKLSKELDFVHHNFRTKLDELKREEMNRLRMLLKAKHDIQGGNGLTVDHQALLKQFEHLNHINPHTFEVEDLDRLIKSATNDLENFDKDRHDEFKRYEIMKEHERRERLKNMNEEDRLKEEQHYEEMKKKHADHPKVNHPGSQDQLKEVWQDTDGLDPADFDPKTFFKMHDTNGDGFFDESELEALFTKELEKVYDHNNEEDDMVEMEEERLRMREHVMNEVDTNKDRLVSLDEFIAATKKDEFLEKDEWETLDNNPVYTEEEMKEYEQHLANEANDINKKSDELQKQREELERKQEELNAQKIGLQQAVEEMEKLKAQKAEVKQPGTTVAEGERAPVVPGNNQPLPSGHPQQDVPVPGHS from the exons ATGGTGATGTTGAAGAGTAAAGCCTTGGCCCGTTGTGGATTGGTTCTGCTGAGCTTGTGGCTGTGCATCCAGTCAGTGCCTATCAATGTGGACAAGACCAAAGAAAAGCCTGAAGAGGAGGAACTAGCGGCACCACAGAGTGCT GACACTGGGCTACACTACGACCGCTACCTCAGGGAAGTCATTGAGTACCTGGAGAAAGACCCTCACtttaaagaaaagttaaaaaatgcCAACATGGAGGACATCAAG CAAGGCAAACTTTCCAAAGAGTTGGACTTTGTTCACCACAATTTTCGGACCAAGCTGGATGAGCTGAAGAGGGAGGAGATGAACAGGCTGCGGATGCTCCTCAAAGCCAAACATGACATCCAGGGGGGGAACG GCCTGACAGTGGACCACCAGGCTTTGCTGAAACAGTTTGAGCACCTCAACCACATAAATCCACACACTTTCGAAGTGGAGGACCTGGACCGCCTCATCAAATCG GCCACAAACGACCTGGAAAACTTTGACAAGGATCGCCACGATGAGTTCAAGAGGTACGAGATTATGAAGGAGCACGAGAGGAGGGAACGTCTGAAGAACATGAACGAGGAGGACCGCTTGAAGGAGGAGCAGCACTAtgaggagatgaagaagaaacacGCTGACCATCCTAAAGTTAACCACCCT GGCAGTCAAGACCAGCTGAAGGAGGTGTGGCAGGACACAGACGGTTTGGACCCAGCAGACTTTGATCCCAAGACCTTCTTCAAAATGCATG ACACCAACGGAGATGGCTTCTTTGACGAGAGCGAGCTTGAAGCCCTCTTCACTAAAGAG CTGGAGAAGGTTTACGACCACAATAATGAAGAAGATGACATGGttgagatggaggaagagagactGCGAATGAGAGAGCATGTTATGAACGAG GTGGACACCAACAAAGACAGACTCGTGTCACTGGACGAGTTCATCGCGGCCACTAAGAAAGACGAGTTTCTCGAAAAAGACGAGTGGGAG ACTTTGGATAATAACCCCGTGTACACcgaggaggagatgaaagagTACGAACAGCACCTGGCCAATGAGGCGAATGACATCAACAAGAAGTCGGACGAGCTGCAGAAACAGAGGGAAGAGCTCGAAAGGAAACAGGAAGAACTGAATGCTCAGAAGATAGGCCTGCAGCAG GCAGTAGAAGAAATGGAAAAGTTAAAAGCCCAAAAAGCTGAAGTCAAAC